The Thermoplasma acidophilum DSM 1728 genome includes a window with the following:
- a CDS encoding metal-dependent transcriptional regulator encodes MNENRIRSVTEEDYLKIIQELVLYKGYATLADISRSLNVKRQSVRDEINHLISLSMAEKIERGKYRLTPSGDREANRFLRKHRTAEILLSRCIGIPWERVDEEAMGIEHGMTEEIIQRTIERFGVDRCPHGNPIPDPEGNVEPVADVRITSLLPDSTARISRIVYETDDILHFLALNGLIPGKDIKIESVKDTVRVLVDGRSIEIPTDIAMAIMVTVDDR; translated from the coding sequence TTGAACGAGAACAGGATCAGATCGGTAACTGAAGAGGACTACCTAAAGATAATACAGGAACTGGTTTTATACAAAGGTTATGCAACTCTTGCCGATATATCAAGAAGCCTGAATGTGAAAAGGCAAAGTGTGAGGGATGAAATAAATCATCTGATATCTTTGAGCATGGCGGAGAAGATTGAAAGAGGAAAATACAGGCTGACGCCAAGTGGAGACAGGGAAGCAAACAGATTTCTGAGAAAACACAGAACGGCCGAAATTCTCCTTTCAAGGTGCATAGGCATACCATGGGAACGTGTTGACGAAGAGGCCATGGGCATCGAGCACGGGATGACGGAGGAGATCATTCAGAGAACAATAGAGAGATTTGGCGTTGACCGCTGCCCACACGGAAATCCGATACCGGATCCGGAGGGAAATGTCGAGCCGGTGGCTGATGTGAGGATAACGTCACTTCTACCAGATTCAACCGCCAGGATAAGCAGGATAGTCTATGAAACGGATGACATTTTGCATTTTCTTGCGTTAAATGGCCTTATCCCCGGTAAAGATATAAAAATAGAATCGGTAAAGGATACTGTTAGAGTGCTGGTTGATGGAAGATCCATAGAAATTCCAACTGATATAGCCATGGCCATAATGGTTACTGTTGATGATCGATGA
- a CDS encoding APC family permease: MSGNSDSKLKANSVGFMPLLGQAIAMISPLGAVAATMTGSASIALGSLPLAYLIAIFAVLFWINTPYQYSRKIASAGGFYTYNTEGAGPYYGSVSGYILFFSYYMTYTNAILFITGVFIPGLFSIFFGITLNAYIWIPTLIVFGLIILLPAYLGIEGSTKYSFASSIIQIMLLVILSIAIIIIKGPANTLAPFTPKPAGGFGPVFVGMILAIFSMSGSSAVVSLGEEAKQPKKNIRNALLISFLITGVVFVLTSYALTIGWGINNMSTFAESGTSLAYGNGVPGIIVALKYLGMPMAIAMMIFAVNSLYTGSLAPLNSAGRMLYAMARDGIAPKIFSRVHGKRKTPHIALIFIAVSGMAVSLIAGLIMGPFMGFLYLVTASAVALFIGHIMTDISLPIAFRKFREFSIAKHAILPGISIVLLLIGIYYSFFPPSYPTNIAIISAVVFMIVVTIALNIYLKRKGITENMIAETSPSTN; encoded by the coding sequence ATGTCAGGCAATTCTGATTCTAAGCTGAAGGCTAATTCTGTGGGTTTTATGCCTCTTCTCGGACAGGCAATAGCAATGATATCGCCACTGGGTGCTGTTGCGGCAACAATGACCGGATCGGCATCTATTGCGCTCGGATCTCTTCCACTTGCCTATCTTATAGCAATATTTGCCGTACTATTCTGGATAAATACACCATATCAGTATTCCAGGAAGATAGCATCAGCCGGTGGATTCTACACTTACAATACTGAAGGAGCTGGCCCATACTATGGGTCCGTTTCTGGATATATACTATTCTTCTCTTATTATATGACATATACTAACGCAATTCTCTTCATTACCGGCGTATTCATACCTGGTCTTTTCAGTATATTTTTCGGCATAACGCTAAATGCGTATATCTGGATACCGACGCTCATAGTGTTCGGCCTGATCATACTTTTGCCAGCGTACCTTGGTATTGAAGGATCAACCAAATACAGCTTTGCGTCCTCGATAATACAGATCATGCTTCTTGTCATACTATCCATCGCCATAATCATAATCAAGGGCCCTGCAAACACACTTGCGCCATTCACGCCAAAGCCTGCGGGCGGATTCGGCCCTGTCTTCGTTGGCATGATACTTGCAATATTCTCGATGTCCGGATCTTCAGCCGTAGTTTCTCTGGGTGAAGAGGCCAAGCAGCCGAAGAAGAACATAAGGAATGCGCTGCTAATAAGCTTCCTCATAACCGGCGTTGTATTCGTGCTGACATCCTATGCACTGACGATCGGCTGGGGCATAAACAACATGTCGACCTTTGCAGAAAGTGGTACAAGCCTCGCCTATGGCAACGGCGTTCCCGGCATAATCGTAGCGCTGAAATACCTCGGCATGCCCATGGCGATAGCCATGATGATCTTTGCAGTGAATAGCTTATACACAGGCTCGCTCGCACCACTGAACAGCGCCGGCAGGATGCTGTATGCAATGGCCAGGGATGGCATCGCACCGAAAATATTCAGCAGGGTACACGGAAAGAGAAAGACTCCGCATATTGCATTGATATTCATAGCTGTTTCAGGTATGGCCGTATCGCTGATAGCAGGGCTTATAATGGGGCCGTTCATGGGCTTCCTTTATCTGGTGACGGCATCAGCCGTTGCACTGTTCATTGGCCACATAATGACAGATATATCGCTACCAATAGCGTTCAGGAAGTTTAGGGAATTCAGCATAGCCAAGCATGCAATACTTCCTGGCATATCCATTGTGCTCCTTCTCATAGGTATATACTACAGCTTCTTCCCACCATCATACCCAACCAACATAGCCATAATCTCTGCGGTGGTCTTCATGATAGTTGTGACCATCGCCCTCAACATATACCTGAAGAGGAAGGGCATAACGGAGAATATGATCGCAGAAACTTCACCGTCAACCAATTAG
- a CDS encoding ATP-binding cassette domain-containing protein, translating into MPIIKTENLTKIYPGGIKAVDGLNIEIEEAEIYGLLGKNGAGKTTTIKMLTTAIDPTSGNAIIGGYDLRKDKEKIRRIIGVVPQDLTTDADLKGVENLRMIASFYNIPKQEAEQRIKDLLEIVDLSDWGNKYVSQYSGGMRKRLELICGLVNSPKILFLDEPTLGLDVNTRSKMWKYIRDIQKELGVTIILTSHYLEEVDQLADRISIIDHGKILITGTPDSLKASLKGDVITMEFNSMEDAELARSYPGSLEASVMGDAKVRMKVENSDTELPKILEYLLEKNVSPITINVKKPSLDEVFLEYTGSSIEEDIDPEQFRRMMQNVRRLR; encoded by the coding sequence TTGCCAATAATAAAGACTGAGAATCTAACCAAGATATATCCTGGAGGTATAAAGGCCGTAGATGGACTAAACATAGAGATAGAGGAAGCTGAGATCTACGGGCTGCTCGGAAAGAATGGCGCAGGAAAGACAACAACCATAAAGATGCTCACAACAGCCATCGATCCGACGTCTGGAAATGCCATTATTGGTGGTTATGATCTGAGAAAGGATAAGGAGAAGATAAGGAGGATAATAGGCGTCGTGCCGCAGGATCTGACAACGGATGCTGATCTGAAAGGCGTTGAGAATTTGAGGATGATAGCATCATTCTACAATATCCCCAAGCAGGAAGCAGAACAGAGAATAAAGGATCTTCTGGAAATAGTGGATCTCTCTGATTGGGGAAACAAGTATGTATCCCAGTATTCAGGCGGAATGAGGAAGAGGCTGGAACTCATATGCGGGCTTGTAAACTCGCCAAAGATACTGTTTCTGGATGAACCAACGCTTGGACTCGACGTGAACACGAGATCAAAGATGTGGAAATACATCAGAGATATACAGAAAGAACTTGGCGTAACGATAATACTCACCTCCCATTATTTAGAGGAGGTGGATCAACTAGCCGATCGCATCTCAATAATAGACCATGGAAAGATACTGATAACTGGAACACCAGACAGCCTCAAGGCCAGCCTTAAAGGCGACGTGATAACCATGGAATTCAACTCAATGGAAGATGCAGAATTAGCTAGATCCTATCCAGGATCGCTGGAAGCTTCTGTGATGGGGGACGCAAAGGTAAGGATGAAGGTTGAAAATTCAGACACAGAGCTTCCAAAGATACTCGAGTACCTTTTGGAAAAGAATGTGTCGCCTATTACAATAAATGTGAAAAAACCCTCGCTTGATGAGGTTTTCCTTGAATATACTGGATCGTCAATAGAAGAGGATATTGATCCAGAACAGTTCAGAAGGATGATGCAGAACGTCAGGAGGTTGAGATAG
- a CDS encoding PadR family transcriptional regulator, with amino-acid sequence MMFGNFGAFRKRGSLRYWILYLIYNRPMSGAEIMDEIEKHSFGLWRPSPGSIYPALESLVSEGLIIRKDDGRYELSEKGKEDLGIDNISQSDRMKTADSVLSELYSYAQYLEDIVRRDGKLSASDRDKLQTVIEKLNEILRFGGDSIANNKD; translated from the coding sequence ATGATGTTTGGAAACTTTGGTGCGTTCAGGAAAAGAGGGTCTCTGAGATACTGGATTCTCTATCTGATATACAACAGGCCGATGAGTGGCGCTGAGATAATGGATGAGATAGAGAAGCACAGTTTCGGACTCTGGAGACCGTCGCCTGGATCTATATATCCTGCCCTGGAATCCTTGGTATCCGAGGGCCTCATCATCAGGAAAGATGACGGACGCTATGAACTCTCTGAAAAGGGAAAAGAGGATCTCGGTATTGATAACATTTCACAGTCAGACCGCATGAAGACCGCAGATAGCGTTCTTAGCGAACTTTACAGCTACGCACAGTATCTTGAGGATATCGTCAGGAGAGACGGAAAGTTATCAGCTTCTGACAGGGATAAGCTGCAAACCGTTATTGAGAAGCTCAACGAGATTTTGAGATTTGGAGGCGATTCGATTGCCAATAATAAAGACTGA
- a CDS encoding ABC transporter permease has protein sequence MSGLAPLTLREIKKWYRNPVYLIVGLLQPVFWIILFGSAFDIAKFGGPFVSSFFDGAKDYITYMIGGILTITGLFTGMFSGINIIWDRRLGILQRFLVSPIKRSSIVFSRIIASVVRIIVQVVILVAIALIIPDGLKISSSFTIEDAFLMIAAVLMISFIFSSIFSIIAIRMTRMETIMGITNLVNLPLMFASYALFPPDLMVSWLSTVAKYNPVSWSAESIRLLIIYGNLTGSQMSTFVSYMLYLFILTVVMILLVYFVSENGIKE, from the coding sequence ATGTCTGGACTTGCTCCCTTAACCCTGCGTGAGATAAAAAAGTGGTACAGGAACCCTGTTTATCTGATAGTGGGTCTGCTTCAGCCGGTTTTCTGGATTATACTGTTCGGAAGCGCCTTCGATATAGCAAAATTCGGTGGTCCATTCGTATCATCATTCTTCGATGGTGCCAAGGACTATATAACATACATGATCGGAGGTATACTCACCATAACCGGCCTCTTCACAGGCATGTTTTCCGGTATAAACATAATATGGGACAGAAGACTCGGAATTCTACAGAGATTTCTTGTATCTCCCATAAAAAGAAGCTCCATCGTATTCTCGAGGATCATCGCATCGGTGGTCAGGATAATAGTTCAGGTCGTAATATTGGTTGCTATTGCTTTAATAATTCCGGACGGCCTCAAGATATCATCGTCATTTACGATAGAGGATGCGTTCCTGATGATTGCGGCAGTGCTCATGATATCGTTCATCTTCTCCTCTATTTTTTCCATAATAGCAATAAGAATGACTAGGATGGAAACTATAATGGGCATAACGAACCTAGTAAACCTTCCGCTGATGTTTGCAAGTTATGCCCTCTTCCCTCCAGATCTGATGGTATCATGGCTCAGCACAGTTGCAAAGTACAACCCCGTTTCCTGGTCAGCTGAATCTATAAGGCTACTGATAATATATGGAAACCTCACGGGATCGCAGATGTCAACGTTCGTATCATACATGCTCTATTTGTTCATCCTTACAGTTGTAATGATTCTACTGGTCTACTTTGTTTCAGAGAATGGAATAAAGGAGTGA
- the rpiA gene encoding ribose 5-phosphate isomerase A — protein sequence MADYEKQKMNAAIKAAEYVRSGMIVGLGTGTTSYYLINEIGRRVREEGLKIRAVCTSRRTEDLAKQNGIEVIQGTKDQIDLTIDGADQVGMYGTLIKGGGGALLREKIVAYNSKEMYVIVDSRKIEAAHFGSFPLPVEIVPFMHMRTLENLRGICTQTDLRMNEKGEPFVTDNGNYIADMHMGMIDDPINLERSLKSIPGVVEVGLFNGIAKRIFEGTDEGCNIYSITNSGIKKEEVYFDP from the coding sequence ATGGCTGATTATGAAAAGCAGAAGATGAATGCCGCAATCAAGGCTGCTGAATATGTCCGCAGCGGCATGATCGTTGGGCTTGGAACTGGCACCACCTCGTACTATCTGATAAATGAAATAGGAAGGCGTGTCAGGGAAGAGGGACTGAAAATACGTGCAGTATGCACCTCCAGAAGGACCGAGGATCTTGCGAAACAGAACGGCATCGAGGTCATTCAGGGCACGAAGGATCAGATAGATCTAACCATAGATGGCGCGGATCAGGTAGGCATGTACGGAACGCTCATCAAGGGCGGAGGCGGTGCACTTCTTCGGGAAAAGATAGTTGCCTACAACAGCAAGGAAATGTACGTTATCGTGGACAGCAGGAAGATAGAAGCTGCTCACTTTGGAAGCTTTCCGCTGCCCGTTGAAATAGTGCCCTTTATGCATATGAGAACCCTTGAGAATCTCAGAGGGATATGCACACAGACAGATCTGAGGATGAACGAGAAAGGCGAACCTTTCGTTACGGACAATGGAAATTACATTGCAGACATGCACATGGGAATGATCGACGATCCCATCAATCTTGAAAGATCTCTCAAGTCAATACCTGGTGTGGTTGAGGTTGGCTTGTTCAACGGTATAGCGAAGAGGATCTTTGAAGGCACAGACGAAGGCTGCAACATATACAGTATAACGAACAGCGGTATCAAAAAAGAGGAGGTCTATTTTGACCCCTGA
- a CDS encoding LysE family transporter yields MLLTYLIGILIGLSLTAPPGPVNSVISTESMKSKAHGVSVGAGAMTADLVFFVIVFRFGAFIPVLALHALYLAGAVLLLYISYSVLKSKISRRTRKGNYLVGLTMGITNPFQILWWMTVGLFFIRYFHIASIAGLFTGIIIWILSFPFVMNKYARRFERYVKIFSFAVLFSFAIYLLYSGVVYFLR; encoded by the coding sequence ATATTGCTGACCTATTTAATTGGAATATTGATCGGCCTATCGTTAACCGCACCGCCCGGCCCTGTGAATTCGGTTATTTCAACCGAAAGCATGAAGTCCAAAGCGCACGGCGTCAGCGTAGGCGCCGGCGCCATGACGGCGGATCTTGTATTCTTCGTCATAGTATTTAGGTTCGGTGCATTCATACCGGTTTTAGCGTTGCATGCGCTTTATCTCGCAGGTGCAGTGCTCCTCCTCTATATATCATACTCCGTGCTCAAATCAAAGATTTCTCGCAGGACAAGAAAAGGCAACTATCTTGTCGGTTTAACCATGGGCATAACGAATCCCTTCCAAATACTCTGGTGGATGACTGTTGGCCTGTTCTTCATCAGATATTTTCATATCGCCTCCATAGCAGGCCTGTTCACTGGGATAATCATATGGATCCTATCTTTCCCATTTGTTATGAACAAGTATGCCCGCAGGTTTGAGAGATACGTCAAGATCTTCTCATTCGCAGTGCTGTTTTCATTTGCTATTTATCTTCTATACTCCGGCGTCGTATATTTCCTTCGCTGA
- a CDS encoding universal stress protein, with product MKILVAFDGSDGAQKALGFAINFSKDCERMIVLYVSRDIISESGRLTYIPDTALERRDSEDEAILARARSILASSNIPFEIIKKNSDGVDVSKVIADTAKELECNMIITGTRKLRGLSKYLLGSVSAGIIAISNVPVIVVPP from the coding sequence ATGAAGATACTTGTGGCCTTTGATGGATCCGATGGGGCGCAGAAGGCTCTCGGCTTTGCCATAAATTTTAGCAAGGACTGTGAGAGGATGATTGTTCTTTACGTTTCCAGAGATATCATCTCTGAAAGCGGTCGGCTTACATACATTCCTGACACAGCCCTAGAGCGCAGGGATAGCGAAGATGAAGCCATTCTGGCCAGGGCCAGAAGTATCCTCGCGTCTTCAAACATACCATTTGAAATCATTAAAAAGAACTCAGACGGTGTTGATGTTTCAAAGGTAATAGCGGATACGGCCAAGGAGCTAGAATGCAACATGATCATAACGGGCACGAGAAAGCTCAGAGGCCTATCCAAATATCTGCTTGGTTCAGTCAGTGCCGGTATAATTGCAATATCCAATGTGCCGGTTATCGTCGTTCCACCCTGA
- a CDS encoding glycosyltransferase family 2 protein, translated as MKYRRKHNDKSGDDFTAKDVTIVMPVYKEDPIVFEESVASASQQGSQVYVLGDDCDEPYKSIAEKHGCAFIRVSPHRGKRGILSYSMKIVKTPLVMFLDSDTVLDHGAVEDMIKYLEEDVGGVGTNISIFRNGHPVSYTSEFVERVREVIFKSMSRKSSVMVLDGRCALYRTNLVMPFLTSREFQDNTVMGKKSVLGDDRQLTSYIIRSGYRAVKDYDVYARTYQYSSFKKFFKQQIRWGRVGWTYFFKDIASGSARKAGPLYTFNLIYMYLLPIFTAVIGIMTLIYVLPHIHILFYGVIPSMRADPYLIHRIVRDHRVPLLFVARSFVDFLTSASAVIFGVSISTTMKGEKAKVFAYGSIGLLMMFVSTIYALFTFYKQDRWLTR; from the coding sequence ATGAAATATAGAAGAAAACACAACGATAAAAGTGGGGATGACTTCACAGCTAAGGACGTGACCATAGTCATGCCCGTTTATAAGGAAGATCCGATCGTTTTCGAAGAATCGGTTGCCTCAGCTTCACAGCAGGGATCGCAGGTCTATGTATTGGGAGATGACTGTGATGAGCCCTACAAATCCATAGCTGAGAAACACGGATGCGCCTTCATCAGGGTTAGTCCACACAGGGGAAAGAGGGGGATACTTTCATATTCAATGAAAATAGTCAAGACACCGCTCGTCATGTTTCTGGATAGCGACACAGTCCTGGATCACGGCGCAGTTGAGGATATGATCAAATATCTAGAAGAGGATGTTGGAGGGGTTGGCACAAACATAAGCATCTTCAGGAACGGCCATCCAGTCTCTTATACATCCGAGTTTGTGGAACGCGTCAGAGAGGTCATATTCAAGTCAATGTCCAGAAAGAGCTCTGTTATGGTCTTAGATGGCCGCTGCGCACTTTACAGGACAAATCTCGTCATGCCCTTTCTGACCTCCAGAGAATTCCAGGATAACACCGTTATGGGAAAGAAGAGCGTCCTTGGGGACGACAGGCAGCTGACCTCGTACATAATAAGGTCTGGATACAGGGCTGTGAAGGATTATGATGTCTATGCCAGAACGTACCAGTACAGCAGTTTTAAGAAATTCTTCAAGCAGCAGATCAGATGGGGAAGAGTCGGCTGGACATACTTTTTTAAGGATATTGCAAGCGGATCCGCCAGAAAAGCCGGTCCATTATATACATTCAATTTGATATACATGTACCTGCTTCCCATATTCACTGCGGTAATAGGGATAATGACGCTCATTTACGTTCTTCCACACATACACATTCTATTCTACGGTGTGATACCCTCTATGAGGGCCGATCCATATTTAATACACAGGATTGTACGTGATCATAGGGTGCCTTTGCTATTCGTTGCGAGATCCTTCGTAGATTTTCTGACGAGCGCATCAGCGGTCATATTCGGAGTGTCCATCTCGACAACCATGAAGGGTGAGAAGGCCAAAGTTTTCGCATACGGTTCAATCGGCCTACTCATGATGTTCGTGTCCACTATATACGCATTATTCACGTTCTACAAGCAGGACAGGTGGCTTACACGCTGA
- a CDS encoding radical SAM protein: MDVKGKVDQGIVSIEKDNRIVFTLDLSGRFIFYTDGNATYRRSLENKFLRIKHIASRRIVEQLSEDESREIAEAAYSFLRSTYDDLPQDLKDSVSEALGMNYDKLSMDAAKIRDIYGGEVPIVPPDQYFPVYVQAESGCSWNRCTFCRLYKDRTYGVRTLEDFAIHLHKIKDFFGKGLSARKSVFIGDANAVNIDQKLLLQMLDMVMEEFNLPIFSFVDAITTQKRKSEMQFQEMHDHGLKRVYIGLESGDPNVLRIFNKLMNVSEAINLVNKIKGSGINVGIILMAGAGGKKYYKGHVENTASVISQMDLGKGDIIYISPMYEYEDTEYYSMTKDLGILGAEEKEKQIQELKARIREEFQDFNGRALEAPIAPYDLMEAVY; encoded by the coding sequence ATGGACGTCAAGGGTAAAGTTGATCAGGGCATAGTGAGCATTGAGAAGGATAACAGGATAGTCTTCACGCTTGATCTTTCCGGGAGGTTCATCTTCTACACGGACGGCAATGCCACATACAGAAGGTCGCTGGAGAACAAATTTCTCAGGATAAAGCATATCGCCAGCAGGAGGATAGTGGAACAGCTATCAGAGGATGAGAGCCGTGAAATCGCTGAGGCAGCTTACTCGTTTCTCCGGTCAACATACGATGATCTACCACAGGATCTGAAGGATTCTGTGTCCGAGGCCCTTGGCATGAACTATGATAAACTGTCCATGGATGCAGCGAAGATCAGGGATATCTATGGCGGTGAGGTTCCTATAGTCCCCCCAGATCAATATTTTCCGGTGTATGTGCAAGCAGAGAGCGGCTGTTCATGGAACAGATGCACATTCTGCCGGCTTTACAAGGACAGAACCTATGGAGTAAGAACTCTTGAAGATTTTGCGATCCATCTTCATAAGATCAAGGACTTCTTTGGAAAAGGCCTTTCTGCAAGGAAAAGCGTCTTTATTGGAGACGCAAACGCCGTAAACATAGATCAGAAACTCCTTCTGCAGATGCTTGATATGGTCATGGAAGAATTTAATCTTCCCATATTCTCCTTTGTAGATGCGATCACCACGCAGAAGCGAAAGAGTGAGATGCAGTTCCAGGAGATGCACGATCACGGGCTAAAGAGGGTCTACATCGGCCTTGAATCCGGAGATCCAAACGTTCTCAGGATATTCAACAAACTCATGAATGTCTCCGAGGCGATAAACCTGGTGAACAAGATCAAAGGATCCGGAATCAACGTAGGTATAATTCTGATGGCAGGTGCAGGGGGAAAGAAATACTACAAAGGGCATGTCGAGAATACTGCTTCAGTTATCTCACAGATGGATCTTGGGAAGGGGGATATCATATACATTTCGCCCATGTACGAGTACGAGGATACGGAATATTACTCTATGACAAAGGATCTTGGCATACTCGGCGCTGAGGAAAAGGAAAAGCAGATACAGGAACTCAAAGCCAGGATCAGGGAGGAATTTCAAGACTTCAATGGAAGGGCATTGGAGGCTCCGATCGCACCCTACGATCTCATGGAGGCAGTATATTGA